The Lasioglossum baleicum chromosome 12, iyLasBale1, whole genome shotgun sequence genome includes a region encoding these proteins:
- the LOC143213900 gene encoding uncharacterized protein LOC143213900 isoform X2 gives MDWGCKTVSLLLALCILLATVHRGDAERKVVCYYTNWSIYRPGTAKFSPQNINPYLCTHLIYAFGGFTKENALKPFDKYQDIEKGGYAKFTGLKTYNKNLKTLLAIGGWNEGSSRFSPMVADQDRRREFVKNSVKFLRKNHFDGLDLDWEYPAFRDGGKPRDKDNYASLVQELREEFDKESSKTGRPRLLLSLAMPAGIEYIDKGYDVPRLNEYLDFINLLSYDYHSSYEPAVNHHSPLYPLEEDNEYNYDSELTIDYTINYLLKKGASPEKIILGIPTYGRSYTLFNRDATELGAPADGPGTEGDATREKGYLAYYEICESLSQSDDWEVVQPNSKAMGPYAFKDDQWVGYDDEDIVKLKAKYANEKNLGGIMFWTIDNDDFRGKCHDRPYPLIEAAKQALLTDSTNAVQKSQSGDNRKKTRLPTVPSNSGGRRQGSGSRRSTTTAAPITKKRVTSPRPKFRTYARPKASREEDEEDQDVYRRSYSQSSSEEDDSDKGNAVKAEKNDRSREKGKSRPKNQSIGSSSRNRRKQTRRKQKKNESEEESLSNQLTTPEPPTTPDPGTDFKCEDEGFFPHPRDCKKYFWCLDSGPGGLGVVAHQFTCPSGLVFNKAADSCDYPRNVICPKTKTSSQATASTTRAPITAATSRTTYLYSSTRKPTTEKPEEEEYEDDYEGEDESEEEEQVEEKKEPSTTTTPKPLLYKTITRNKPTTTTTTTTEAPQVTKKSESHEESVKILGTEDEEDPKVIKELIMLIKKAGGIEELEKQLYLQSKGSDETSVDTERVTPATISRSLYERVLNRQSTKVATSRASISRGTSYANGPGGAQFEGLDEVPEVKNLRRSQKPQYVTIERPRPSTKEPPVEDEEEVEDDEELDDDTADVASSEERTVSNPFLASSTQRATPNYFNIRRARPSSTTSRNENDVELKDDEEEEAPVRSRRPTTPSSTENSSSEDKEEESRNSSEENPTTKSRYVNIQRFRSTTSRPLEVVSESSASPDPVTQAVSIGKEEEKVETSTATSTSTPSSTTVAFTTANSIVVEEETERSGTNESAEAISSSTTETVRLVEDSATEILLTTAPAGLSSTLSAPNSRSSAATVSQPRPFGLSRRSRPTTEPTTPLPGSKVSIPSRNVARPTFLAGRGRLRSRQEKTIAESESPREPIEDPGLGRPGRSRQRGTSRYTPPTFKAKAEEPSNSLVRERGRASSTESTPEPVRRRLRKPILRAVTEHSKGNELEDSPIVRITQGPPNKISSRSRSVTKQETNEEDRITNIRIFKKPASSRDIDARARYTRKRNDVEEAVKTAEVSTSTLSTTVTTTSKIEEEVIYDTSNESITEEPRVTTASVSIEEDNTTTDPVLETNTVESVPTTESIGENEVVTATDSLPYTTTTTEPLQITTTVGRETKVEEFNPDIIKIVFNANASSPNQENGTVMRRRKVLLRKRPVTSTTSASQEDEEEQPTPRRRKVVRRFRIHQNASTPADVSSTEDDRIVLRFTTPKDADLSSTLQEDVAEGTSTETIFTSTAETAGTIDYALTNDYTSFETPTAGTSIDEDFEDPDTATMASTVLDNFTVASTERGETLAETASTESTTSPTTFVIRFTSDVVDETTADRNQPEAAPTVALTTTSLASQGTRRLEPYNRTYYQDSRFVRKKFVRRRPIELSENIGGQNVVARTPSRAFSSTEVSNPEVSKRRKSLFIRRRPVSSTTARTTQTAIEEEPEEETELSLEEEDVSLEATPRTNRANVRPVFEVNLPAHGDSNEFWSRFTTPSLSTGHLAPLTPQILLEEALSTGSEDVYRSTPGKNRKPESRPRYRVPESLRKVSTESSYLADSSPEESEESNDSKLNYQGYRQPRTRGRFPTDEDESVLDATQSPSFDSSAHVRTRFYARRPTSTENPVTETLIPAKKFDYVADAHRRLQQSLRTTPKSPSEDSTKQVQNIVDDYTTTPSAQPLVTRLVTSVEESATTERQKILIKTKYSSLTSTTRIPVQTTASSIPDTLSTTSKDSSDGEDESANEIRQGQVERSTLPIEGEFLHRTGGGRLTTESQESSTIEIESVFSNLIAGKDQ, from the exons ATGGACTGG GGGTGCAAAACGGTGTCGCTGCTGCTCGCCTTGTGTATTCTGCTCGCGACGGTACACCGTG GTGATGCCGAGCGCAAGGTCGTCTGCTACTACACTAACTGGTCGATCTACAGACCAGGTACGGCGAAATTCTCACCTCAGAACATCAACCCGTACCTGTGCACCCACCTGATCTACGCGTTCGGTGGGTTCACCAAGGAGAACGCTCTGAAGCCGTTCGACAAGTACCAGGACATCGAGAAAG GTGGCTACGCCAAGTTCACCGGGCTGAAGACGTACAACAAGAACCTGAAGACCTTGCTGGCGATCGGCGGATGGAACGAGGGGTCCAGCCGATTCTCGCCGATGGTCGCCGACCAGGACAGGCGACGGGAGTTCGTCAAGAACTCCGTCAAGTTCCTCAGGAAGAACCACTTCGACGGCCTGGACCTCGACTGGGAGTACCCGGCGTTCAGGGACGGCGGGAAACCTCGGGACAAGGACAACTATGCTAGCCTAGTCCAG GAACTCAGAGAGGAGTTCGACAAGGAGTCCTCGAAGACCGGAAGACCGAGGTTACTGTTATCCCTGGCCATGCCAGCGGGTATCGAGTACATCGACAAAGGCTACGACGTGCCCAGGTTGAACGAGTACCTGGATTTTATCAATCTGCTTTCGTACGACTATCATTCGTCCTACGAGCCCGCCGTCAATCATCATTCCCCTCTGTATCCCTTGGAAGAGGACAACGAGTATAACTACGACAGCGAGCTGACGATT GATTACACGATCAATTACTTGCTGAAGAAGGGTGCCTCGCCGGAGAAGATCATTTTAGGGATCCCGACTTATGGTAGATCGTACACGCTGTTCAATAGGGACGCGACGGAGCTGGGAGCGCCGGCTGACGGTCCTGGAACTGAAGGCGATGCAACTAGGGAGAAGGGCTATCTTGCTTACTACGAG ATCTGCGAGAGTCTATCGCAGTCAGACGACTGGGAGGTGGTGCAGCCAAACTCGAAAGCAATGGGTCCGTACGCGTTCAAGGACGACCAGTGGGTCGGCTACGACGACGAAGACATCGTGAAGCTGAAGGCGAAGTACGCGAACGAGAAGAATCTTGGCGGCATCATGTTCTGGACAATCGACAACGATGACTTCAGGGGCAAGTGCCACGACCGACCGTACCCGCTGATCGAGGCAGCCAAGCAAGCCCTTCTGACCGATTCCAC AAATGCCGTTCAGAAGTCGCAGTCAGGGGACAATCGCAAGAAAACACGGCTACCAACAGTGCCCAGCAACTCAGGAGGTAGACGACAGGGTTCCGGTAGCAGAAGAAGCACCACAACAGCGGCACCGATCACGAAGAAGCGCGTCACGTCTCCAAGACCGAAATTCCGGACCTACGCGAGACCAAAGGCGAGCAGAGAGGAGGACGAAGAGGATCAAGACGTGTACAGGCGGTCCTACAGTCAATCTTCTTCCGAAGAAGATGACTCTGACAAGGGGAACGCGGTCAAAGCCGAGAAGAATGACAGATCGAGGGAGAAGGGGAAGAGCAGGCCTAAGAATCAATCGATAGGAAGTTCgagtcggaatcgcaggaaacAGACTCGCCGcaagcaaaagaaaaatgaatCGGAAGAGGAGTCTCTGAGCAACCAGCTGACTACACCTGAGCCCCCAACCACGCCTGATCCTGGCACTG ATTTCAAGTGCGAGGACGAAGGGTTCTTCCCGCATCCCCGAGACTGCAAGAAGTACTTCTGGTGCCTGGACAGTGGACCAGGTGGCCTTGGCGTGGTCGCGCATCAGTTCACTTGTCCTTCCG GACTGGTGTTCAACAAGGCGGCGGATTCCTGCGATTATCCTCGGAACGTGATCTGTCCGAAGACGAAGACATCGTCGCAGGCTACAGCGTCGACGACCAGGGCACCGATTACGGCAGCCACGAGTCGAACGACCTATCTCTACAGCAGTACCAGAAAGCCAACCACCGAGAAACCGGAAGAAGAGGAATACGAGGATGACTACGAAGGCGAGGATGAAAGCGAAGAGGAGGAACAGGTGGAAGAGAAGAAGGAGCCTAGCACGACCACCACTCCGAAGCCACTTCTCTATAAAACGATCACCAGGAACAAGCCTACCACGACTACCACTACGACCACGGAGGCACCACAGGTTACCAAGAAGTCCGAGAGCCACGAGGAATCCGTGAAGATCCTCGGCACAGAGGATGAAGAGGATCCTAAGGTCATCAAGGAGCTGATAATGCTCATCAAGAAAGCAG GTGGCATCGAGGAGCTAGAGAAGCAACTGTACCTGCAGAGCAAAGGCTCGGACGAAACGAGCGTCGACACCGAACGCGTCACTCCTGCAACCATAAGTCGTAGCCTGTACGAAAGGGTGCTAAATCGTCAGTCCACCAAGGTGGCTACAAGTAGAGCAAGCATATCGCGGGGCACGAGTTACGCAAACGGACCAGGTGGAGCGCAATTCGAAGGTTTGGACGAGGTCCCCGAAGTGAAGAACTTGCGGAGGTCGCAGAAGCCTCAGTACGTGACCATCGAGAGGCCTAG GCCCTCCACGAAGGAGCCGCCGGTCGAAGACGAAGAGGAGGTCGAGGACGACGAAGAGCTCGACGACGACACCGCGGACGTCGCATCATCCGAGGAGCGGACTGTCAGCAATCCGTTCTTGGCCAGCTCGACGCAGAGGGCGACTCCCAACTACTTCAACATCAGACGAGCTCGGCCGTCAAGCACGACGTCCAG GAACGAGAACGACGTCGAGTTGAAGGACGATGAGGAAGAGGAGGCGCCTGTCCGTTCTCGCCGTCCCACGACCCCATCCAG CACCGAGAACAGTTCTTCGGAAGACAAGGAAGAAGAGTCGCGTAACTCGAGCGAGGAGAACCCGACCACTAAGTCCAG GTACGTCAACATTCAGAGATTCCGAAGCACGACCTCGAGGCCTCTGGAAGTGGTCTCGGAGTCATCTGCTAGCCCAGATCCTGTGACGCAAGCGGTCTCGATCGGCAAGGAAGAGGAGAAGGTAGAGACGAGCACGGCTACGTCAACAAGCACCCCTTCGTCGACAACTGTGGCGTTCACCACGGCGAACAGCATCGTTGTGGaggaagagacagagagatCGGGGACGAACGAGAGCGCGGAGGCGATTAGCAGCTCAACGACAGAGACGGTGCGACTGGTCGAGGACTCGGCGACAGAGATCCTGCTGACCACGGCTCCGGCGGGTCTGTCGTCGACGCTGTCAGCTCCCAATTCTCGCAGCAGCGCCGCGACGGTGTCCCAGCCGAGACCTTTCGGACTGAGCCGTCGCAGCAGACCGACCACGGAGCCGACCACCCCGCTGCCGGGGTCCAAGGTGAGTATTCCCTCGCGAAACGTCGCGCGGCCGACCTTCCTGGCGGGACGAGGTCGCTTGAGGTCGAGGCAGGAGAAAACGATCGCCGAGAGCGAGAGTCCTCGCGAACCTATCGAGGACCCGGGCTTAGGTAGACCTGGCCGGTCGCGGCAGAGGGGCACGAGCAGGTACACGCCGCCAACCTTCAAGGCCAAGGCCGAAGAGCCTTCCAACTCGTTGGTCCGGGAACGCGGTAGAGCTTCGAGTACCGAGAGCACGCCTGAACCAGTCAGAAGGAGACTCAGAAAGCCTATCTTGCGGGCGGTCACTGAACACTCGAAGGGCAACGAGCTGGAGGACAGTCCTATCGTCAGGATTACCCAAGGCCCGCCCAACAAGATCTCCTCCAGGTCCAGGAGCGTGACGAAACAGGAGACCAACGAGGAGGACAGGATCACGAACATCAGAATTTTCAAGAAACCCGCTTCAAGCAGGGACATCGACGCCAGGGCCAGGTACACCAGGAAGAGGAACGACGTAGAAGAGGCTGTGAAGACAGCCGAAGTCTCCACCAGCACGCTCTCCACGACGGTGACTACGACGTCGAAGATTGAAGAGGAGGTTATCTACGATACCTCGAACGAATCTATCACAGAGGAACCTCGGGTTACCACCGCAAGCGTGTCCATCGAAGAGGACAATACTACGACCGACCCGGTGCTCGAGACCAACACCGTCGAGTCGGTTCCCACCACAGAGTCGATAGGGGAGAACGAAGTGGTTACCGCGACGGATAGTCTACCttacaccaccaccaccaccgagcCACTGCAAATTACGACTACGGTCGGGAGAGAAACTAAGGTCGAGGAGTTTAATCCGGATATCATCAAGATCGTGTTCAATGCGAATGCTAGCTCCCCGAATCAAGAGAACGGAACGGTGATGAGGAGGAGGAAGGTGTTGTTGAGGAAGAGACCCGTGACCTCGACTACCTCCGCGTCGCAGGAGGACGAAGAAGAGCAGCCGACGCCGAGGAGGAGGAAGGTGGTCAGACGTTTTCGTATACATCAGAACGCTAGTACCCCAGCGGACGTCTCTTCGACCGAGGACGACCGTATAGTCCTCAGGTTCACGACCCCTAAGGACGCTGACCTGAGCTCGACGCTGCAGGAGGATGTAGCAGAAGGCACTTCCACGGAAACTATCTTCACATCCACGGCAGAGACTGCAGGCACGATCGATTATGCTCTAACCAACGATTATACCAGCTTCGAGACACCGACCGCGGGCACCTCGATCGACGAAGACTTCGAGGACCCTGACACGGCCACGATGGCCTCGACCGTGCTCGACAACTTCACCGTTGCCTCGACAGAGCGAGGAGAAACCCTGGCTGAAACTGCTTCGACGGAATCGACGACATCGCCCACCACCTTCGTGATCAGATTCACGAGCGACGTCGTGGATGAAACGACGGCCGATCGAAATCAGCCGGAAGCTGCACCGACGGTGGCCTTGACCACGACCTCGCTGGCATCTCAAGGCACCCGGAGGCTGGAGCCTTACAACAGGACCTACTATCAGGACTCTAGGTTCGTAAGGAAGAAGTTCGTGCGCAGGAGACCGATCGAATTATCGGAGAACATCGGCGGACAGAACGTTGTCGCGAGGACTCCGAGTAGAGCGTTTTCATCTACCGAGGTGAGTAATCCGGAGGTGTCGAAGCGGAGGAAGAGTCTGTTCATTCGTCGCAGACCGGTTTCGTCGACGACTGCTAGAACCACGCAGACGGCGATAGAAGAAGAACCCGAAGAAGAAACGGAGCTGTCGCTGGAGGAGGAGGACGTCTCGTTGGAGGCGACCCCTAGGACCAACCGAGCTAATGTTCGGCCAGTCTTCGAGGTGAATTTACCAGCGCATGGAGATTCGAACGAATTTTGGAGTCGCTTCACCACTCCCTCGTTGTCCACCGGTCACTTAGCTCCGCTGACGCCACAGATACTTCTGGAGGAGGCTCTCTCAACAGGGAGCGAGGACGTCTACCGATCGACGCCCGGCAAGAACCGTAAACCAGAGTCCCGTCCCAGGTACAGGGTACCAGAGTCCTTAAGGAAAGTGAGTACAGAGAGCTCGTATCTTGCCGACTCGTCGCCAGAGGAATCCGAGGAGTCAAACGACTCGAAGCTCAACTACCAGGGCTACAGACAGCCGAGGACTCGCGGCAGGTTCCCGACAGACGAGGACGAGTCGGTGCTGGACGCCACGCAGTCGCCGAGCTTCGACTCGTCCGCGCACGTGAGGACCAGGTTCTACGCGCGGAGGCCCACCAGCACGGAGAACCCGGTTACCGAGACCCTGATCCCGGCGAAGAAGTTCGATTACGTAGCGGACGCTCACAGAAGGCTACAGCAATCTCTGCGAACCACCCCCAAGAGTCCTAGCGAAGACTCAACGAAACAGGTCCAGAATATCGTAGACGATTACACAACCACACCTTCCGCGCAGCCCCTGGTCACTAGGTTGGTCACTTCGGTCGAGGAGTCCGCCACTACCGAGAGGCAGAAAATCCTCATCAAGACCAAATACTCGTCTCTAACCTCTACCACGAGGATCCCCGTGCAGACCACCGCGTCCTCAATTCCAGACACCCTCTCGACGACCTCCAAAGACTCGTCCGACGGCGAGGACGAGTCAGCAAACGAAATACGACAAGGTCAGGTCGAAAGGTCCACGCTGCCCATCGAGGGCGAGTTTCTTCATCGGACAGGCGGCGGTAGACTCACCACCGAGTCACAGGAGTCCTCGACCATCGAGATCGAGTCGGTGTTCAGCAACTTGATCGCCGGCAAGGACCAGTGA